One Spirochaeta africana DSM 8902 genomic window carries:
- a CDS encoding chemotaxis protein CheW — MSETAVQNKVQLLTFTLDGEQYGVEVHRVREVLEYTKITKVPRTLDFMRGVINLRGSVVPVVDLRLKFNMDETPKTIDTAIVVMEIDMNGESVVLGALADSVQEVIDLDSTTIEAAPQIGTSINNRFIKGIGKQDEAFIIILDIDRVFTEEDMSALAGDQARVAAPTRVAASDHEDEE; from the coding sequence ATGAGTGAAACCGCAGTGCAGAATAAGGTGCAGTTGCTAACCTTTACCCTGGATGGGGAGCAGTACGGTGTCGAGGTGCACCGGGTGCGAGAGGTGCTTGAATATACAAAAATCACCAAGGTGCCGCGAACCCTGGATTTTATGCGCGGGGTGATCAATCTGCGCGGCAGCGTGGTGCCGGTGGTAGATCTGCGCCTCAAATTCAACATGGATGAGACCCCGAAAACGATCGATACCGCCATTGTGGTTATGGAGATTGATATGAACGGCGAGTCGGTGGTGCTTGGTGCACTTGCTGACTCGGTGCAGGAAGTAATCGATCTGGACTCAACCACCATCGAGGCGGCTCCACAGATTGGCACCTCAATCAACAACCGTTTCATCAAGGGAATCGGGAAGCAGGATGAAGCCTTTATTATCATCCTGGATATCGATCGGGTGTTTACCGAAGAGGATATGTCGGCACTGGCCGGTGATCAGGCCAGGGTCGCGGCCCCGACCAGGGTAGCGGCTTCGGACCACGAAGACGAGGAATAA
- the cutA gene encoding divalent-cation tolerance protein CutA has protein sequence MAGSDSTAVIVWVTAPAEVSAGLASAIIEKRIAACVQVVPGISSYFWWDNQVQQEGEHLLLIKTMRSSVAALKSLVTALHPYEVPELLVTAVQDGLDPYLAWIQETIAR, from the coding sequence GTGGCCGGGAGTGATTCCACCGCGGTAATCGTCTGGGTTACTGCACCCGCCGAGGTCTCTGCCGGGCTGGCCTCCGCCATTATCGAAAAACGGATCGCGGCATGTGTACAGGTGGTTCCCGGGATCAGCAGTTATTTCTGGTGGGATAATCAGGTGCAGCAGGAGGGTGAACACCTGCTGCTGATCAAGACCATGCGCAGCTCGGTCGCTGCCCTTAAATCCCTGGTTACGGCCTTGCATCCGTACGAGGTTCCGGAGCTGCTGGTGACTGCCGTCCAGGACGGGTTGGACCCGTATCTTGCGTGGATTCAGGAAACCATAGCCCGATGA